DNA sequence from the bacterium genome:
AGAGAAAAACAACAAAAAACAAGACCAAAAAAGAAACAAATTTGCTTATTTTATTCATTTTTAAATGATTTGCACCTTTTAAGAATAGCTATACTTTCATAAAGCCAATCAACCTTACCATTCCAATCTCCATATATTTTTAATAAACTATAGTTTCTTTCTAAATATTTTGCAAGCTTAATACAATGGGTTTGGCCAAAAATACCAGCCTCCTTTCTTGTAAAAGCAAAAGTAGTGTTTGAAATAAGAACAAACCTTATTTTCTCTCTTTCAATATCCTCAATCACCCTATTTTCATCATTTAAAGTGAGACGGTCTGGCAAACAAAAGGAATAAAATGGCGTTCCATTATTTCTTTCTGAAAGAAAGGAAAAAAGGGGGACATTTGGAATTGCAATTATTTTTTCATTATCCCTTGTGTTTTTCTTAAGAAAATCAACTACTCCAACCATTGTAATTACCCAATTGGGGTGATTGAGAACATATATATTTGCCCGTGGAAAGGGAAGCCAATATTTCTCTTTCCTTTGTAGCCGAAGACCTCCATCAATCATATTATAAAGAATGGCAAATAAAATAAAGCCAATTAGAATATATTTTATCAAAAGAAATCTCCTTCTCCATATAGTAAAGGGAAGAAATAAGAGTATAGAGATAGATGGAAGACTAAAATGTTCAAGGGAATATACGCTTGAGACAAGGATAAATTCATGAAAAAGAAATAAAGTAATAAGGGTAAAGAAAAGGAAGTATCTGAAATTATCATCCCTTTTAATCCCTAAAAAAATTGTAAGAAGGATTGATAAAAATAAAACAAAGGATGCCAAAAAAGGAAGAGAAGATACCATATTAAGGGGGGTGCGAAAAACACCCGCTGATTTGATAAAAGGAAGTAGGATGAAATAGAATATATTTCCAAAATGGACGGCAGGCGAATAAAGAAACATAAAACTCTTTAAAAGCATATTAGGCTCTGCACTATATATAAAAGGAAGATAAATCAACAAAGATGTAAGAAAAAAGATAAAAGAAAAAACAAAAAGGTCTTTCTTGTTTTTTTCAAATAGGAGGAAGAAGAAAGTCCCAACAAAAAAGCAAACCCCTATATTTATTTTTATCCCTCCCAATATTCCCATAAAAAAACCCATTAGGTACAAATAGCCCCTTTTTTCCGAGTTTATAAATTTGACAAATAACAAAAAAAGGAGCGAAATTACAAAGGTTGCACCTGTATGGTTATAGGTATGGCGAACAGGAAAATGGATAACAGGCATGTTATTAAGATATGTAATTGACCAATAAAAGCAGGTAGAAATAAATATAAAATAAAGCGAAGAGAGAAATGCATATATCGGTCCTATTATTTTTCTTACGGAAAAATAAATGGTCAAGGTGGAGAAAAAAATAAGGAGCGATTGACCAATCTTTACCGAAAGAATATTGATGCCCAAAAGCTTATAAAATGCATCATAATAATATAGCATAAGTGGTCCATATAGCCAAACAAAGTCTCTATAAGGCATTTGACCCTCTTTAACCTTCAGGAAATAATACAAGTCCCTCCCATGGTCACTGCAGGCTATCCATTGAACATTGATATTTAAGAGGATATTAGCCAATGCAATGCTTATGATGGAAAAAATTAAGATTGATTCTCTAACCTTCATTTTAAAATCGTCTCATTAAATTAAGGAATTAGTCTTCTTGCTTTAAGAAGCCAAAGGCTTATTGGATCATAAATTCCACATATAACAAAAAGATGGTAGAAAGAAAGAAGGTCTAAAATGCCTATTATGGCTATTATAAGCAAAAGCAAAATAAAGAATTTTCCTTCAAAAAATTTTTTAAGCATTAAGAGAGAAAATAGCCTTATTGGTGCATCCAAAAACATAACATATCTTATAATTTTTTGGAAGTAATAAATTAGAAAAAGGGAGCTAATTGTTATTACCAAAAGGTAGAGTTCCTCCTTTGTAAACTTGAAAAACTTGAAAGAGATAATATAACCAAGGAAAAGAATGGTTACAATTGGGGAGAGAAGAAGAAGGTCAAGGAATGGTTTAAACCATGGTCCTGAACACAAAAGAATCCCGTATGATGGATTTGGATTTGGATAAACCAGATAAATCTTTATAAGCTCTATGGTGTAAAAAAAACCTGCTATTCCTATCCATACTAAAAAAACAATAAAAGGAGGGATAATAAGTAAAAGGAACTCTTTTAATCTAAAGATCCTAGATGAAAGCCAATGAATGCAAAGCCAGAGAAAAAAAGGAAATACCAAAAAAAAAGAAATCTGTTTAATCAATATGCATAAGGAGTAGGTAAGAATAAATAATATATATCTTATTTTACCTTTTGCTTCTAAATAATCAAAAAATAGAAATATAGACAATATAGAAAATAGAGCGGTTAGGCTATCTGTTAATGCCCTCCTAGCCATTCCCATATCCAATGGAGAAAATGCAAGGAGAAGGGAAGAGAAAAATGCGGTTTTGTAATCAAAGTATTTTGAAATAAAATAAAACCAAAAAAGCAAAAGAAAGAAAAAGGAAAGCAAAGAAAGATAAGAGAGGCTTAAGAAATTAGCCCCCCATATCTTTATAAATAAAGCACCTAGAAGAATGCTTCCAATTCTCAATGGATCCGGACCTTGCAACCACTTATCCTTGTTTTCTATATACCACTTGCAAATGGCTGAAAAACCAGAAACCCCATTTTCTGCTATATATGATGCATATTTAAAGTAATATCCCTCATCTGCCTGTGGATAGAACTTGACAGATTTTAAGGTCTGGAAGATAAGAAAGAATGAAAAAAGTGCTGTTAATAAAAAAAGGAGGCTATATATTCTATCTTTCAATTTCTTTTTTCCCTCTTACTCTGAATAATATAGATTTCCCAAATAAGACTAATTATTACCTTAAATACATTAATAATATTCTTTAGCTGAAATATCTTTGTTTTGCCATATTGTCTTTCTTTTGTAATATAACCTACTTCTATATAACTGTATCCTTTTTTGACTAATTTAATTATGGCTTCAGCTTGAAAGGCAAAGCTATCCGTGGATATGGAAATAGAGCGAATAACCTCTCTTTTGTAAAGAACTACCCCATTATAATATTTTAATCTAAGTCCAAATAAAAGATTTAACCCCAAAACAAAGGTTTTAGAAATTATTCGTCTTAATAAAGGCCTGAGATCAGGATTTATGGAGTATGGAATAATAATATCTGCTTTGTCTTTATTATTTAACACCCTTTCTATTGATTCTAAAGATAAAGCATTATCCCCTGGAAACCATATTACATAATCATTTTTTGCTAATTCAACCCCTTTCCTGTAATTGTATCCTATGCCCATAGTTTTTATATTGTGTATAACCTTAATATTTGAATTTTTAAAAGAAAGCTCATCTGCTATAATTCCTGTTTTATCAGAGCTTCCATCATCAAATATAAATATCTCATAATTACTAAATTTATCATCAATTGCAGAGATAACCTCTTCTACAGTAAGTTTAAGCGAATCCTCCTCATTCAAAGCAAAAATAATTATAGATATTGTAGGTTTTTTATTCATTCTCTATATAGCTTATCATCTGTAAGCTTCCACTTATGCTGAATTTATTTCACCATTAACTTAAAACAATTTTCAAGGGGGGTTAGTTTTGTCCCGGTTAGCTCTATTATCTTTGAAGAATCAACACTACTAAATAAAGGTCTTGGTTCTACAAAGCCAAAGCTCTTGATGGATTTCCTCTGAATTAGGGATAAATCATACCCAAAAAAATTTGCAAGCCTTTTTGAAAGCTCATATCTTGTTAAAAGCTCACATCCTCCTAAATTAAAGATTCCATAATGCCTTCCAGATACTAATCTATCCAAAGAATGAACAACATCCATAATGAAAATAGGAGAAATAAAAACATCATCAGCAGAAAAGATGGTTTTTTTACCCCTTAGCAGCTCTAACCATGATGTAAAAAGCGTTTTATCATCCTTTTCTATACCAAAAATCTTAGTCAATCTAAGGATAATATATCTTTTGAATGTTTTCATAATATAATTTTCAACCTCTACTTTCTGCCTCCCATATTCTGTAATAGGAGATACACCATTAGACTCTTTGTAGAATTTTATATCCCCTTTATATACCATATCTGTTGATAAATAGACAGAAACAACATTTTTCTCTATAAAATTTTCCAAAAGCTTAATTGTGTTTATAACATTGATTCTGTAAGATACCTCCCTATTAATCTTGCACTCATCAATATTGGTTATTCCATTGCAAAGAAATATATGGGTTAAATTCTTTAATTCTAATATCCTTGAAAAATCTGCTTCATTAAGATTAAGGTATATTCCATCCTCAAATGTTTTTAAATAGTATGTTCCTTTTACATCTTGTCCTTTATTTTTAAAATAGATATACAATTTATTGCCAACAAATCCAGACGCACCAACAATTAAAAACATTTACTTCTTATAGCACCCTAAGGCTACATAACAATGAGCCATTGGCCAATAACCAGTGTGAATCATTTCATCATTCATGCTGAAGATAAATACATTATGAAAAAAACGGTTCATTGCTTCCTTAAGAGATTCTGCGTTATACAAATTTACATGGGCACCCCTAATAAATTCTTTTGAAAAACGCTGGGTTTCAATATTGGGTGTGCTAACTATGACAATTCCATTATGAACAATATTATCAGATAAAGTCTTAAAAAAAAGCCCTTCATTTTCAGGATAGATATGTTCTATCACATCCAAGCTAACTACAGCATCAAATTGGCCATATCTTTTCCCCAGAAAGTTATCGTTTATATACCTTCTTTTCTCATTAGTTAAATTCTTCTTCGCCCAGCGTATCATCTCTTCATCAAAATCAACCCCAGTAAAACTCTTGGCAAACTCACTTAGAGTAATACTGCCAAAACCATCTCCACATCCCAGTTCCAAAATTGTTTTGTTCTCTCCGATCATTTTGGCGGCAAACTTATACCTTGAGAGAGAAAATAATATGTGCCTTGGTGAAAATTTAAGCTGAAAAGAAGTATGTGGACCCAGCTGAGAGGGCTTTACCTTTTGTTGGGGT
Encoded proteins:
- a CDS encoding sugar nucleotide-binding protein, producing MFLIVGASGFVGNKLYIYFKNKGQDVKGTYYLKTFEDGIYLNLNEADFSRILELKNLTHIFLCNGITNIDECKINREVSYRINVINTIKLLENFIEKNVVSVYLSTDMVYKGDIKFYKESNGVSPITEYGRQKVEVENYIMKTFKRYIILRLTKIFGIEKDDKTLFTSWLELLRGKKTIFSADDVFISPIFIMDVVHSLDRLVSGRHYGIFNLGGCELLTRYELSKRLANFFGYDLSLIQRKSIKSFGFVEPRPLFSSVDSSKIIELTGTKLTPLENCFKLMVK
- a CDS encoding glycosyltransferase family 2 protein; this translates as MNKKPTISIIIFALNEEDSLKLTVEEVISAIDDKFSNYEIFIFDDGSSDKTGIIADELSFKNSNIKVIHNIKTMGIGYNYRKGVELAKNDYVIWFPGDNALSLESIERVLNNKDKADIIIPYSINPDLRPLLRRIISKTFVLGLNLLFGLRLKYYNGVVLYKREVIRSISISTDSFAFQAEAIIKLVKKGYSYIEVGYITKERQYGKTKIFQLKNIINVFKVIISLIWEIYIIQSKREKRN
- a CDS encoding class I SAM-dependent methyltransferase; translated protein: MKEITNEYELWKGYSPQQKVKPSQLGPHTSFQLKFSPRHILFSLSRYKFAAKMIGENKTILELGCGDGFGSITLSEFAKSFTGVDFDEEMIRWAKKNLTNEKRRYINDNFLGKRYGQFDAVVSLDVIEHIYPENEGLFFKTLSDNIVHNGIVIVSTPNIETQRFSKEFIRGAHVNLYNAESLKEAMNRFFHNVFIFSMNDEMIHTGYWPMAHCYVALGCYKK
- a CDS encoding glycosyltransferase family 39 protein; the encoded protein is MKDRIYSLLFLLTALFSFFLIFQTLKSVKFYPQADEGYYFKYASYIAENGVSGFSAICKWYIENKDKWLQGPDPLRIGSILLGALFIKIWGANFLSLSYLSLLSFFFLLLFWFYFISKYFDYKTAFFSSLLLAFSPLDMGMARRALTDSLTALFSILSIFLFFDYLEAKGKIRYILFILTYSLCILIKQISFFLVFPFFLWLCIHWLSSRIFRLKEFLLLIIPPFIVFLVWIGIAGFFYTIELIKIYLVYPNPNPSYGILLCSGPWFKPFLDLLLLSPIVTILFLGYIISFKFFKFTKEELYLLVITISSLFLIYYFQKIIRYVMFLDAPIRLFSLLMLKKFFEGKFFILLLLIIAIIGILDLLSFYHLFVICGIYDPISLWLLKARRLIP